The Streptomyces sp. NBC_01255 genome window below encodes:
- the rpsL gene encoding 30S ribosomal protein S12, producing the protein MPTIQQLVRKGRQDKVEKNKTPALEGSPQRRGVCTRVFTTTPKKPNSALRKVARVRLTSGIEVTAYIPGEGHNLQEHSIVLVRGGRVKDLPGVRYKIIRGSLDTQGVKNRKQARSRYGAKKEK; encoded by the coding sequence GTGCCTACGATCCAGCAGCTGGTCCGTAAGGGCCGGCAGGACAAGGTCGAGAAGAACAAGACGCCCGCGCTCGAGGGTTCCCCTCAGCGTCGTGGCGTCTGCACGCGTGTGTTCACGACCACCCCGAAGAAGCCGAACTCGGCCCTCCGTAAGGTCGCGCGTGTGCGTCTGACCTCGGGCATCGAGGTCACGGCCTACATCCCGGGTGAGGGTCACAACCTGCAGGAGCACTCCATCGTGCTCGTGCGTGGTGGCCGTGTGAAGGACCTGCCGGGTGTTCGTTACAAGATCATCCGCGGTTCCCTCGACACGCAGGGCGTCAAGAACCGTAAGCAGGCTCGCAGCCGCTACGGCGCCAAGAAGGAGAAGTAA
- a CDS encoding phage tail protein, with translation MSLVRNLKNASTGLGTLKTQASGAATSVKKVGDAGKAANGQLKNLKTAAQGSTGQLKNLKTASDQAERAMKKAGDTAQSAGGKLGKYESGAGKAAKGQDKLNKSMKGNILARLLELFMPLIEKIVEMAMRSKTMQTVMKKAFDAIKTVISAVMKAIGPIMKKAGDLIKTVWNGIKSAISTVVKAVATVIKTYVNIWKSVITTVMNAIKSVISGVWKGIKAVITPVVDWIKSAIPQAFTAVKDKMSSIWNGLKDIASRAFDGIKSGVKGPINSVIGLINSMIGSLNRVKVSVPGWVPVVGGKTFGVNLPTIPMLATGGVVMPRHGGVPAILAEAGEAEAVLPLSKLDRLLALTAQRARTAAGPQLGREGAGLHIEHYHAARNNDPQSTADALMYLAKARG, from the coding sequence ATGTCCCTCGTCAGAAACCTGAAGAACGCGTCCACCGGCCTCGGCACCCTCAAGACCCAGGCATCCGGCGCCGCCACGTCCGTCAAGAAGGTCGGCGACGCCGGCAAGGCGGCGAACGGCCAGCTCAAGAACCTCAAGACCGCCGCCCAGGGCTCCACCGGCCAGCTCAAGAACCTGAAGACCGCCTCGGACCAGGCCGAGCGCGCCATGAAGAAGGCCGGCGACACCGCGCAGTCGGCCGGCGGCAAGCTCGGCAAGTACGAGTCGGGCGCCGGCAAGGCCGCCAAGGGCCAGGACAAGCTCAACAAGTCCATGAAGGGCAACATCCTCGCCCGGCTCCTCGAACTCTTCATGCCGCTCATCGAGAAGATCGTCGAAATGGCGATGCGCTCGAAGACGATGCAGACGGTCATGAAGAAGGCGTTCGACGCCATCAAGACCGTCATCAGCGCCGTCATGAAGGCCATCGGGCCGATCATGAAGAAGGCCGGCGACCTGATCAAGACGGTCTGGAACGGCATCAAGAGCGCCATCTCCACCGTCGTCAAGGCCGTCGCGACGGTAATCAAGACCTACGTGAACATCTGGAAGTCCGTCATCACCACGGTGATGAACGCGATCAAGAGCGTCATCAGCGGGGTCTGGAAGGGCATCAAGGCCGTCATCACGCCGGTCGTCGACTGGATCAAGAGTGCGATCCCGCAGGCGTTCACCGCCGTCAAGGACAAGATGTCGTCCATCTGGAACGGCCTCAAGGACATCGCGTCCCGGGCGTTCGACGGCATCAAGAGCGGCGTGAAGGGCCCCATCAACTCCGTCATCGGCCTCATCAACTCGATGATCGGAAGCCTCAACCGCGTCAAGGTCAGCGTCCCCGGCTGGGTCCCGGTCGTCGGCGGCAAGACCTTCGGCGTCAACCTGCCGACCATCCCCATGCTCGCCACCGGTGGTGTCGTCATGCCCCGCCACGGCGGTGTCCCGGCGATCCTCGCCGAGGCCGGCGAGGCCGAGGCCGTCCTCCCACTCTCCAAGCTGGACCGGCTGCTCGCCCTCACCGCCCAGCGCGCCCGTACGGCCGCCGGCCCCCAGCTCGGCCGGGAGGGCGCCGGACTGCACATCGAGCACTACCACGCCGCCCGCAACAACGACCCCCAGTCCACGGCGGATGCCCTGATGTACCTGGCGAAGGCACGCGGATGA
- a CDS encoding DNA-directed RNA polymerase subunit beta' — protein sequence MLDVNFFDELRIGLATADDIRQWSHGEVKKPETINYRTLKPEKDGLFCEKIFGPTRDWECYCGKYKRVRFKGIICERCGVEVTRAKVRRERMGHIELAAPVTHIWYFKGVPSRLGYLLDLAPKDLEKVIYFAAYMITFVDDERRTRDLPSLEAHVSVERQQIENRRDSDLEARAKKLENDLAELEAEGAKADVRRKVREGAEREMKQLRDRAQREIDRLDEVWSRFKNLKVQDLEGDELLYRELRDRFGTYFDGSMGAAALQKRLESFDLEEEAERLREIIRTGKGQKKTRALKRLKVVSAFLQTANSPKGMVLDCVPVIPPDLRPMVQLDGGRFATSDLNDLYRRVINRNNRLKRLLDLGAPEIIVNNEKRMLQEAVDALFDNGRRGRPVTGPGNRPLKSLSDMLKGKQGRFRQNLLGKRVDYSARSVIVVGPQLKLHQCGLPKAMALELFKPFVMKRLVDLNHAQNIKSAKRMVERGRTVVYDVLEEVIAEHPVLLNRAPTLHRLGIQAFEPQLVEGKAIQIHPLVCTAFNADFDGDQMAVHLPLSAEAQAEARILMLSSNNILKPADGRPVTMPTQDMVLGLFFLTTDGELRDTKGEGRAFGSTAEAIMAFDAGELALQSEIDIRFPVGTVAPRGWVPPVTEDGEDSVAAGEWQQGDSFRLRTTLGRALFNELLPEDYPFVDYSVGKKQLSEIVNDLAERYPKVIVAATLDNLKAAGFYWATRSGVTVAISDVVVPEAKKEIVKGYEAQDEKVQKQYERGLITKEERTQELIAIWTKATNEVAEAMNANFPKTNPIFMMVDSGARGNMMQMRQIAGMRGLVSNAKNETIPRPIKASFREGLTVLEYFISTHGARKGLADTALRTADSGYLTRRLVDVSQDVIIREEDCGTERGLKLRIAAKDETGVLRKTDDVETSVYARMLAEDVVVDGKVIAPANVDLGDVLIDALVNAGVEEVKTRSVLTCESAVGTCAFCYGRSLATGKLVDIGEAVGIIAAQSIGEPGTQLTMRTFHTGGVAGDDITQGLPRVVELFEARQPKGVAPISEAAGRIRIEETEKTKKIVVTPDDGTDETAFPISKRARLLVGEGDHVEVGQKLTVGATNPHDVLRILGQRAVQVHLVAEVQKVYNSQGVSIHDKHIEIIIRQMLRRVTIIESGDAELLPGELVERSKFETENRRVVTEGGHPASGRPQLMGITKASLATESWLSAASFQETTRVLTDAAINAKSDSLVGLKENVIIGKLIPAGTGLARYRNIRVEPTEEAKAAMYSAVGYDDIDYSPFGSGSGQAVPLEDYDYGPYNQ from the coding sequence GTGCTCGACGTCAACTTCTTCGACGAGCTCCGGATCGGTCTGGCTACCGCTGACGACATCCGTCAGTGGAGCCACGGCGAGGTCAAGAAGCCGGAGACCATCAACTACCGCACGCTCAAGCCCGAGAAGGACGGACTCTTCTGCGAGAAGATCTTCGGTCCGACCCGGGACTGGGAGTGCTACTGCGGCAAGTACAAGCGTGTCCGCTTCAAGGGCATCATCTGTGAGCGGTGTGGCGTCGAGGTCACCCGCGCCAAGGTGCGTCGTGAGCGGATGGGCCACATCGAGCTCGCCGCTCCCGTCACCCACATCTGGTACTTCAAGGGCGTCCCGTCGCGCCTCGGATACCTGCTCGACCTCGCCCCGAAGGACCTCGAGAAGGTCATCTACTTCGCGGCGTACATGATCACGTTCGTCGACGACGAGCGTCGTACGCGTGACCTGCCCTCCCTCGAGGCGCACGTCTCCGTCGAGCGTCAGCAGATCGAGAACCGTCGCGACTCCGACCTGGAGGCCCGCGCCAAGAAGCTCGAGAACGACCTCGCCGAGCTCGAGGCCGAGGGTGCGAAGGCCGACGTGCGCCGCAAGGTGCGCGAGGGTGCCGAGCGCGAGATGAAGCAGCTGCGCGACCGTGCGCAGCGCGAGATCGACCGTCTGGACGAGGTCTGGTCGCGCTTCAAGAACCTCAAGGTCCAGGACCTGGAGGGCGACGAGCTCCTCTACCGCGAGCTGCGTGACCGCTTCGGCACGTACTTCGACGGTTCGATGGGTGCCGCTGCTCTGCAGAAGCGCCTCGAGTCGTTCGACCTCGAGGAGGAGGCCGAGCGCCTCCGCGAGATCATCCGTACCGGCAAGGGCCAGAAGAAGACCCGTGCGCTCAAGCGCCTCAAGGTCGTCTCCGCGTTCCTGCAGACCGCGAACAGCCCCAAGGGCATGGTTCTCGACTGCGTGCCGGTGATCCCGCCGGACCTGCGTCCGATGGTGCAGCTGGATGGTGGCCGCTTCGCGACCTCCGACCTGAACGACCTGTACCGCCGTGTGATCAACCGCAACAACCGTCTGAAGCGACTCCTTGACCTCGGCGCGCCCGAGATCATCGTGAACAACGAGAAGCGCATGCTTCAGGAGGCCGTGGACGCCCTCTTCGACAACGGTCGTCGTGGTCGTCCGGTGACCGGTCCCGGTAACCGTCCCCTGAAGTCCCTCAGCGACATGCTGAAGGGCAAGCAGGGTCGTTTCCGTCAGAACCTGCTCGGCAAGCGTGTGGACTACTCCGCGCGTTCCGTCATCGTCGTCGGTCCGCAGCTGAAGCTGCACCAGTGCGGTCTGCCGAAGGCCATGGCGCTGGAGCTCTTCAAGCCGTTCGTGATGAAGCGCCTGGTCGACCTGAACCACGCGCAGAACATCAAGAGCGCCAAGCGGATGGTCGAGCGCGGCCGCACGGTCGTGTACGACGTCCTCGAAGAGGTCATCGCCGAGCACCCGGTTCTGCTGAACCGTGCGCCCACGCTGCACCGCCTCGGCATCCAGGCCTTCGAGCCCCAGCTGGTCGAGGGCAAGGCCATCCAGATCCACCCGCTCGTCTGCACCGCGTTCAACGCGGACTTCGACGGTGACCAGATGGCCGTGCACCTGCCGCTCTCCGCGGAGGCGCAGGCCGAGGCCCGCATCCTGATGCTGTCCTCGAACAACATCCTGAAGCCGGCCGACGGCCGCCCGGTCACGATGCCGACCCAGGACATGGTCCTCGGTCTGTTCTTCCTGACCACCGACGGCGAGCTCCGTGACACCAAGGGCGAGGGCCGCGCGTTCGGCTCCACGGCCGAGGCGATCATGGCGTTCGACGCCGGCGAGCTGGCGCTGCAGTCCGAGATCGACATCCGCTTCCCCGTCGGCACCGTCGCTCCCCGCGGCTGGGTTCCCCCGGTCACGGAGGACGGCGAGGACAGTGTCGCCGCCGGCGAGTGGCAGCAGGGTGACTCGTTCCGTCTGCGGACGACCCTGGGTCGCGCGCTCTTCAACGAGCTGCTGCCCGAGGACTACCCGTTCGTCGACTACTCCGTCGGCAAGAAGCAGCTCTCCGAGATCGTCAACGACCTCGCCGAGCGCTACCCCAAGGTCATCGTGGCGGCGACGCTCGACAACCTGAAGGCGGCGGGCTTCTACTGGGCGACCCGTTCCGGTGTCACCGTGGCCATCTCCGACGTCGTCGTTCCCGAGGCGAAGAAGGAGATCGTCAAGGGCTACGAGGCGCAGGACGAGAAGGTCCAGAAGCAGTACGAGCGCGGCCTGATCACCAAGGAAGAGCGCACGCAGGAGCTCATCGCGATCTGGACCAAGGCGACCAACGAGGTTGCCGAGGCGATGAACGCGAACTTCCCCAAGACGAACCCCATCTTCATGATGGTTGACTCGGGTGCCCGAGGAAACATGATGCAGATGCGTCAGATCGCCGGTATGCGTGGTCTGGTGTCGAACGCCAAGAACGAGACGATCCCGCGTCCCATCAAGGCGTCGTTCCGTGAGGGCCTCACCGTCCTCGAGTACTTCATCTCGACGCACGGTGCCCGTAAGGGTCTCGCCGACACCGCCCTGCGTACCGCCGACTCGGGTTACCTGACCCGTCGTCTGGTGGACGTCTCGCAGGACGTCATCATCCGCGAGGAGGACTGTGGCACCGAGCGCGGTCTGAAGCTGCGGATCGCGGCCAAGGACGAGACCGGTGTCCTGCGGAAGACGGACGACGTCGAGACCTCCGTGTACGCGCGGATGCTCGCCGAGGACGTCGTCGTCGACGGCAAGGTCATCGCGCCGGCCAACGTCGACCTGGGTGACGTGCTCATCGACGCCCTCGTCAACGCGGGCGTCGAGGAGGTCAAGACCCGTTCGGTCCTGACCTGTGAGTCCGCCGTCGGTACGTGTGCGTTCTGCTACGGCCGTTCGCTCGCCACCGGCAAGCTGGTCGACATCGGTGAAGCGGTCGGCATCATCGCCGCCCAGTCCATCGGTGAGCCCGGTACCCAGCTGACGATGCGTACCTTCCACACCGGTGGTGTGGCCGGTGACGACATCACCCAGGGTCTGCCCCGTGTCGTCGAGCTCTTCGAGGCTCGTCAGCCCAAGGGTGTCGCCCCGATCTCGGAGGCGGCCGGCCGCATCCGTATCGAGGAGACCGAGAAGACCAAGAAGATCGTCGTCACCCCGGACGACGGCACCGACGAGACGGCGTTCCCGATCTCGAAGCGTGCCCGTCTGCTCGTGGGCGAGGGCGACCACGTCGAGGTGGGCCAGAAGCTCACCGTGGGTGCCACCAACCCGCACGACGTGCTGCGCATCCTCGGTCAGCGTGCGGTCCAGGTCCACCTGGTCGCCGAGGTCCAGAAGGTCTACAACTCGCAGGGCGTGTCGATCCACGACAAGCACATCGAGATCATCATCCGGCAGATGCTGCGCCGCGTGACGATCATCGAGTCCGGCGACGCGGAGCTGCTGCCGGGCGAGCTCGTCGAGCGCTCGAAGTTCGAGACCGAGAACCGTCGTGTGGTCACCGAGGGCGGTCACCCCGCCTCCGGCCGTCCGCAGCTGATGGGTATCACCAAGGCCTCGCTCGCCACCGAGTCGTGGCTGTCGGCGGCGTCCTTCCAGGAGACCACCCGGGTTCTGACCGACGCGGCGATCAACGCCAAGTCGGACTCCCTGGTCGGCCTCAAGGAGAACGTCATCATCGGTAAGCTCATCCCGGCCGGTACGGGCCTCGCCCGCTACCGCAACATCCGGGTGGAGCCGACCGAAGAGGCCAAGGCCGCGATGTACTCGGCCGTCGGCTACGACGACATCGACTACTCGCCGTTCGGCTCGGGCTCCGGCCAGGCCGTTCCGCTGGAGGACTACGACTACGGTCCGTACAACCAGTAA
- a CDS encoding WhiB family transcriptional regulator produces the protein MFPTDPSPWQASAACAGLSPSVVFARRPKDAAPALRACADCPVRRECEAAVAPAESYFDGVCAGRLWRNGRPADAQRVAKAVAMAGSRRRG, from the coding sequence TTGTTCCCGACCGACCCGTCCCCCTGGCAGGCCTCCGCCGCGTGCGCCGGCCTCTCCCCGTCCGTCGTCTTCGCCCGCCGGCCCAAGGACGCGGCCCCGGCGCTGCGCGCCTGCGCCGACTGCCCCGTCCGCCGCGAGTGCGAGGCGGCCGTGGCCCCGGCCGAGAGCTACTTCGACGGCGTCTGCGCGGGCCGTCTGTGGCGCAACGGCCGCCCGGCGGACGCCCAGCGCGTCGCGAAGGCGGTCGCGATGGCGGGGAGCCGCCGCCGTGGCTGA
- a CDS encoding phage distal tail protein: protein MAETTTAYAGNTYTADLAPGSLITQDGQIQWAGLLIGPGTPFNIDKSGLSGWEDLPEYDSSDADRPTSHGAWPGSRFAKPRKVGGTVVLIPEFNQASEAIRALRQALALLDEERWLTVRLHGELLAVRARIAQRVVPADQGFATQGSSRMSVQWLASDPRRYGVTEQMVSTTAPQPERGLEWPLTWPLTWGEAKSTGDAVAENTGSAPCHPVIVFRGPCSVPTVTERTTRRRLRYAIDLAAGDELVVDTGAGTVMLNNSASRRHTAMADSNPEELFALEPGRTELSFRPDSATPDATMTVRWRSAEW, encoded by the coding sequence ATGGCCGAGACCACCACCGCATACGCCGGAAACACCTACACCGCCGACCTCGCGCCCGGCTCACTGATCACCCAGGACGGGCAGATCCAGTGGGCCGGGCTTCTCATCGGGCCCGGCACGCCGTTCAACATCGACAAGTCCGGCCTGTCGGGCTGGGAAGACCTGCCCGAGTACGACTCCTCCGACGCCGACCGGCCGACGTCCCACGGCGCCTGGCCGGGCTCCCGGTTCGCCAAGCCGCGCAAGGTCGGCGGCACGGTCGTGCTGATCCCGGAGTTCAACCAGGCCTCCGAGGCCATCCGCGCGCTGCGCCAGGCGCTCGCCCTCCTCGACGAGGAGCGCTGGCTCACCGTCCGGCTGCACGGCGAACTGCTCGCCGTACGCGCCCGGATCGCCCAGCGCGTCGTCCCCGCCGACCAGGGCTTCGCCACCCAGGGCAGCTCGCGCATGTCCGTCCAGTGGCTGGCGTCCGACCCGCGCCGGTACGGCGTCACCGAGCAGATGGTCAGCACGACGGCCCCGCAGCCCGAGCGAGGTCTCGAATGGCCCCTCACCTGGCCGCTCACCTGGGGCGAGGCCAAGAGCACGGGTGACGCCGTCGCCGAGAACACCGGCTCCGCCCCCTGCCATCCGGTGATCGTCTTCCGCGGCCCGTGCTCCGTCCCCACCGTCACCGAGCGGACCACGCGCCGCCGGCTCCGGTACGCGATCGACCTGGCCGCCGGCGACGAACTCGTCGTCGACACCGGCGCGGGCACGGTCATGCTCAACAACTCCGCGTCCCGACGGCACACCGCGATGGCCGACTCCAACCCGGAGGAGCTGTTCGCGCTCGAACCGGGCCGTACCGAGCTGTCCTTCCGGCCCGACTCGGCCACCCCGGACGCCACGATGACCGTCCGCTGGCGCAGCGCCGAATGGTGA
- a CDS encoding peptidoglycan-binding protein — protein MATPLSADRLLAALRAEGVTVVEHPGWRTHNRNHTGAWGPVTGVMIHHTVSTGTASSVELCFNGYEGLPGPLCHGVIAKDGTVHLVANGRANHAGGGDPSVLQAVISETYGDRPPAPRAHQGTPNAVDGNSRFYGFECINLGNGTDPWPAAQLDAIERVSAALCRAHDWGARSVIGHLEWSDWKSDPKGFGMPTMRDRVQARLNKAPAKNTPTSGKPAPPRLQPFPGTSFFRKETSSPIITAMGRRLVAEGCSAYGVGPGPRWSEADRRSYAKWQHKLGFRGSDADGVPGAASWNALKVPYTK, from the coding sequence ATGGCCACTCCCCTCTCCGCGGACCGGCTCCTCGCCGCGCTCCGCGCCGAAGGCGTCACCGTCGTCGAACACCCCGGCTGGCGCACCCACAACCGCAATCACACCGGTGCCTGGGGCCCCGTCACCGGCGTGATGATCCACCACACCGTCTCCACCGGCACCGCCTCCTCCGTCGAGCTCTGCTTCAACGGCTACGAAGGCCTGCCCGGACCGCTCTGCCACGGCGTCATCGCCAAGGACGGCACCGTCCACCTCGTCGCCAACGGCCGCGCCAACCACGCCGGCGGCGGCGACCCGTCCGTCCTCCAGGCCGTGATCAGCGAGACGTACGGGGACCGGCCCCCGGCCCCCCGAGCCCACCAGGGCACCCCGAACGCCGTCGACGGGAACTCCCGCTTCTACGGCTTCGAGTGCATCAACCTCGGCAACGGCACCGACCCCTGGCCGGCCGCCCAGCTCGACGCGATCGAGCGGGTCTCCGCCGCCCTCTGCCGCGCCCACGACTGGGGCGCCAGGTCCGTCATCGGCCACCTGGAGTGGTCCGACTGGAAGAGCGACCCCAAGGGCTTCGGCATGCCGACGATGCGCGACCGCGTCCAGGCCCGCCTCAACAAGGCCCCCGCCAAGAACACCCCCACCTCCGGCAAGCCCGCCCCGCCCCGCCTCCAGCCCTTCCCGGGCACCTCGTTCTTCCGCAAGGAGACGAGCTCCCCGATCATCACGGCCATGGGCCGCCGCCTCGTCGCCGAGGGCTGTTCCGCGTACGGCGTCGGCCCCGGCCCCCGCTGGAGCGAGGCCGACCGCCGCAGCTACGCCAAGTGGCAGCACAAGCTCGGCTTCCGCGGCTCCGACGCCGACGGCGTGCCCGGCGCCGCCTCCTGGAACGCGCTGAAGGTCCCGTACACGAAGTAG
- a CDS encoding phage tail tube protein — MAGNNSAEIRVAGAGKLYVADAGTPAPATFGTDAAVDWSGAGWKDLGFTTGDGVTFSKKDKLEAIDSWQSVSPVHYIYSARDLSLKFSMLQFNEDTLPFFMGGGAVKAEPTPAVDTYRYEIAERPFADVRALGLEFTDVKAGGTTAVTYRFIIPRGQVTASDDIKLGRKAASQLGITFSAMSKGDGKPLATFLMKDSQYSATV; from the coding sequence ATGGCTGGAAACAACTCTGCCGAGATCCGCGTCGCAGGTGCAGGCAAGCTCTACGTGGCCGACGCCGGCACCCCCGCCCCGGCCACCTTCGGGACCGACGCCGCCGTCGACTGGTCCGGTGCGGGCTGGAAGGACCTCGGTTTCACCACCGGCGACGGCGTCACCTTCTCCAAGAAGGACAAGCTGGAGGCCATCGACTCGTGGCAGTCGGTCTCCCCGGTGCACTACATCTACTCGGCCCGTGACCTCTCGCTGAAGTTCTCGATGCTCCAGTTCAACGAGGACACGCTGCCGTTCTTCATGGGCGGCGGCGCCGTCAAGGCGGAGCCGACCCCGGCGGTCGACACCTACCGCTACGAGATCGCCGAGCGTCCGTTCGCCGACGTGCGCGCCCTCGGCCTGGAGTTCACCGACGTGAAGGCCGGTGGCACGACCGCGGTCACGTACCGCTTCATCATCCCGCGCGGCCAGGTCACCGCCTCCGACGACATCAAGCTGGGCCGCAAGGCGGCCTCCCAGCTCGGTATCACCTTCTCCGCCATGTCGAAGGGCGACGGCAAGCCGCTGGCGACCTTCCTCATGAAGGACAGCCAGTACTCCGCGACTGTCTGA
- a CDS encoding tape-measure protein, with protein MSAVAAMPNFRGVAAPMGNLRRGLDGAGGSLRQLRQGVQHAARGAGDLNAAVRNAGTTLRNLGRDATGAATAVTKIRRSTAPAGVKRFGTAAGKARTAAAKIGTGVGAILALLIPMLPVTDVITKLMGTFGTVMTVASVAMIAINVAMRANPLGFVVGIIVPIAAAIIEFALNSETGQQIMQQVFERALAVIEEIWAFLAPFVEMIGTAVGTYFEGYLALITGVITGIGVVIGGVSQLGTAVSSAWNALRGIASGAMDGIKNAVRPVVSWITDSVPGFFRTAKDAVSGALRGIGDLIEGALSTVIGVVKGPINGLIAFVNWIIDGLDKLSFEIPFTGKKFGVDLDKIPMLADGGIVFPGGDADEYRIDSLSQLENRRVPALSEPPRRPHRIREFHEAPGAGPRSAAEDLLFLATARG; from the coding sequence ATGAGTGCCGTCGCGGCCATGCCGAACTTCCGCGGGGTCGCCGCACCGATGGGCAACCTACGGCGGGGGCTCGACGGGGCGGGCGGCTCACTGAGACAGCTCAGGCAGGGCGTTCAACATGCCGCGAGGGGCGCCGGCGACCTCAACGCCGCGGTCCGCAACGCCGGAACCACCCTGCGGAACCTCGGCCGCGACGCCACCGGCGCCGCCACCGCCGTGACCAAGATCCGCCGCTCCACCGCCCCCGCCGGCGTCAAGCGGTTCGGCACCGCCGCCGGCAAGGCCCGGACCGCCGCCGCCAAGATCGGCACCGGCGTCGGCGCGATCCTCGCCCTCCTGATCCCGATGCTCCCCGTCACCGACGTCATCACCAAGCTGATGGGCACCTTCGGCACCGTCATGACCGTCGCCTCGGTCGCCATGATCGCCATCAACGTCGCCATGCGGGCCAACCCGCTCGGCTTCGTCGTCGGCATCATCGTGCCCATCGCGGCGGCCATCATCGAGTTCGCACTGAACTCCGAGACCGGCCAGCAGATCATGCAGCAGGTCTTCGAGCGCGCCCTCGCGGTCATCGAGGAGATCTGGGCGTTCCTCGCCCCGTTCGTGGAGATGATCGGGACGGCGGTCGGGACCTACTTCGAGGGGTACCTGGCCCTGATCACCGGAGTGATCACGGGCATCGGCGTCGTCATCGGCGGGGTGTCGCAGCTCGGCACCGCCGTCTCCTCGGCGTGGAACGCGCTGCGCGGGATCGCCTCGGGCGCGATGGACGGCATCAAGAACGCCGTACGGCCGGTGGTCTCCTGGATCACCGACTCCGTCCCCGGCTTCTTCCGGACCGCGAAGGACGCGGTCTCCGGAGCCCTGCGCGGGATCGGCGACCTGATCGAGGGTGCCCTGAGCACCGTGATCGGGGTCGTCAAGGGTCCGATCAACGGCCTGATCGCCTTCGTGAACTGGATCATCGACGGTCTCGACAAGCTCAGCTTCGAGATCCCCTTCACCGGCAAGAAGTTCGGCGTCGACCTCGACAAGATCCCGATGCTCGCCGACGGCGGCATCGTCTTCCCCGGCGGCGACGCGGACGAGTACCGCATCGATTCGCTCTCCCAGCTGGAGAACCGCCGCGTCCCGGCCCTCTCCGAGCCGCCCCGGCGGCCGCACCGGATCAGGGAGTTCCACGAGGCGCCGGGCGCCGGGCCCCGGTCGGCCGCCGAGGACCTGCTCTTCCTCGCGACCGCCCGCGGCTGA
- a CDS encoding helix-turn-helix transcriptional regulator — MTSQGLDEFAGWVEGLMRARGYDIDSPRGGGKSRIADEAGVHRAAVTRLLQRQSMPDLETMRRIAPLLGVSVRDMLIRSGRVTPEELPLAADLLPPNDWQPTMEDFARWLGVPDERLGVFVKVVNQFLEPDEEGLDDPAAVEARRTARD; from the coding sequence ATGACCAGTCAAGGGCTCGACGAATTCGCGGGCTGGGTCGAAGGCCTGATGAGAGCGCGCGGCTACGACATCGACAGTCCCCGCGGCGGAGGGAAGTCCCGGATCGCGGACGAGGCCGGGGTGCACCGCGCCGCCGTGACGCGCCTGCTCCAGCGGCAGAGCATGCCCGACCTGGAGACGATGCGCCGGATCGCCCCGCTCCTCGGGGTGTCCGTGCGGGACATGCTGATCCGGTCCGGCCGGGTCACCCCCGAGGAGCTGCCGCTGGCGGCGGACCTGCTGCCGCCCAACGACTGGCAGCCGACCATGGAGGACTTCGCCCGCTGGCTGGGCGTGCCCGACGAGCGCCTGGGCGTCTTCGTCAAGGTCGTGAACCAGTTCCTGGAGCCCGACGAGGAGGGACTGGACGACCCTGCCGCCGTCGAGGCGCGGCGGACCGCGCGCGACTGA
- a CDS encoding ATP-binding protein: MIIDPAQPWGVAIDYAGRATVTDGGHTVDVRIHDTTMGGPLEVDPMTGEYPQVYVTAQLDEAGTAGSSLRGSGLVILNAQGGLPVVPNQEAVRDAVAAALADFETRRTAYATLCTTWAPPAPDPTPTPEPEPTPTPEPEPIPEQPSKEPTPEPASEPVPDPAPEAAPEPSKDPEPTPTA, encoded by the coding sequence ATGATCATCGACCCGGCCCAGCCCTGGGGCGTGGCCATCGACTACGCCGGCCGCGCCACCGTCACCGACGGCGGCCACACCGTCGACGTCCGCATCCACGACACCACGATGGGCGGCCCGCTGGAGGTCGACCCGATGACCGGCGAGTACCCGCAGGTCTACGTCACCGCCCAGCTCGACGAGGCCGGTACGGCCGGCTCCTCGCTGCGCGGCAGCGGGCTCGTCATCCTCAACGCGCAGGGCGGCCTGCCGGTCGTCCCGAACCAGGAGGCCGTACGCGACGCCGTCGCCGCCGCGCTCGCCGACTTCGAGACGCGCCGGACGGCCTACGCCACGCTCTGCACCACCTGGGCACCCCCGGCCCCGGACCCGACGCCCACCCCGGAGCCGGAGCCGACCCCCACACCGGAACCCGAGCCGATCCCGGAGCAGCCCTCCAAGGAGCCGACCCCGGAACCCGCCTCGGAACCGGTCCCGGACCCCGCCCCGGAAGCGGCCCCCGAGCCGTCCAAGGACCCGGAGCCCACCCCGACCGCGTAA